In Plasmodium brasilianum strain Bolivian I chromosome 12, whole genome shotgun sequence, the genomic window ttttataaaaggaGATAAAAATACGGAAGAAACTATAGTTTTGGCTCTCATGTTTGCTCTTATTTTTACGCTTATTTCTACTCTCATTTTTGCACTCATTTATGCCCTCATTTTTGCTCTTGTTTTTACTCTTATTTTTGAgataaaaataggaaaaggGAACCACAACGTATGCTTCAAATATTAGCACCCAAAACATAACTGCAGAAAAAAGTAATGAATTAAAAGTAAACAATTGAACATGTGCAAACGTGACAACTATATCTTCACAAATTTGACATGCACACGCATATGATGAAAAAGATTAAGCAGCATAAAAAGGTATAACATGTATATTGCACGTTACTTCCTTATTATGCAAACTAACAATGATAAAATTTGGATATAAGTTTCTGGTTTATTTCCAAATTCGAAATTTCTAAgttctacaaaaaaaaaaaaaagtcatgggaaaaaagtgtatatatttactgtttatatttctactaaaaatacaaaatttcttttatgcAATAGTACTCCATTGGACACTAGATATATATCTATTGGAATGAACAAAACCAAAATAAAACTTGTGCTTAAGGATAAAATAAAGGCAACTGCTGTTAATAATGTTGATTCATCTGATTTCacaaaatatttgtaaaacgTCCCACATGATACAGATATTAACTATAAAAAGTTTGTtcagaacaaaaaaaaaaaaaaaaaaaaaaaaaaaaaaagtatggtTGTAAAAATGGCTAGCTGTACATGtccatatataaacatacacctatatgtgtgcatatatatatatgtacaaaataaGATGCACGCGTGTGCTACCTATAATTTATGATATAATGTAAAACGATTAATCAAGCCCAATGCATATATTACACATTTCAAGAGTAATATGCAAATGTGAACAGAGTAATAAAAACTTATATGTACTATATGCATAAGCACattctcatatatatatatggtttGTCCTTTCCTTCATGTATTGACAGTTACAGCTAACcagaataataatagcaaagGTACTACAAGCTATGATATCCATTAGACTTCTATGCTTtacttatattatatgtttgtataaatatattcttttatgtaACCTCCACTTTCACTTAACTTTAAATAATCCTTTATACACTTCATTACAaagcatttaaaaaaaaaaaaaaaaaaaaaattatgtctgttcatatattatgaacCAACAATatgaaacataaaataaaaaatataaaacataaaacaaaaaacataaaatacaaaatataaaacaaaaaacaaaaaacttaaattacaatatataaaacataaattacaaaatataaaacataaattacaatatataaaacataaattacaatatataaaacataaattacaaaatataaaacataaattacaaaatataaaacataaattacaaaatataagttataaaattattaattttccttttctaatttttcattgttattttattagtcTTTGTGAGGCACTTTCTTTTTCCCTTTCCCAcccacaaaaaaaaaggcacaTCACAAGTGGGtgaaaaacaataaaatagaaaaaagagaaaggaaaaaactggttataaattataagaaaaaaatataaaaagaaaaaagaaaaaagaaatgaatacATCAGatctaataaatttttttaccataTTCTCCCGAAAAGGAAAACTTACTGCTAAAGCATTTCACTAAAAGAGGGAAATTATCttacacaaaataaaaaaagattagTACATTGAAGTTTTACGAATAATGGAATAATACTGAAAACTGTTGATTTAaactttttcttccttttttccttcttcttttcttttctatttttaaatatttaaaatataaaaaagggaagaTTTAGTTGAAAGTGCAaacaaattttaacaaatgcGACATAACACTATTATACAGAGaggataaaaagaaaatttgcGCCAAACAGGTAAGGGTACACTAAATATGCCTATTACttccaaaaaaataaacagagttaaaaaggtatatatttacatgaacaataaaaaaaacaggaaaaaaaaaataaataaataaaatgaaataaaacagcataaaacaaaataaacattttttagaAGTAGAACAAACTTGTAATCGcactttaattattttaatagaaaAGATTGTGCCCTATAAGAGCCTTTATTTTTGCTGCGTCTCAGATACTTTTGTGTCGTTACTCTTCTATTTATTgctccctttttttttatttctatttgtatttgacactttacaaaaatatcttatttatatacattcgAAGAAATGACTGCAATtctatatgtatgtataatgtaGCGGAGCTTACCGAATATGGTAAACTGCACCACGTTAAACTCCAACGAATTAGAGTTATGATttataactaaaaaatataataatttttttcttaactgtgcataatttaataaacgGGGCAAGGGAGTacatgaattaaaaaaaaaatataaggatCACAAATGtgcattaaatatatagaaaacatTCAAAATGGAAGGGAACGTACATTATGTAAACAGTAcgtatttttgtaaaaagatACACATATGAACGTTCATATGTAATTATACGCATGTATGTtcgtgtatgtatgtacgtatgtatgtatgcacaagTTTGTACACACATGCACGTATAAGTGCGCATGTATTCATTTTTCAACTATGAGAGTAATTCGCTTTGAATACAGAAAAAGAGAAGCTACACTAGCAATCTATTTCAAaggatattatttttctagAATATCCCTCGTATGAAGTAAAATCATCTCTagttattttgttttcatttttcatatttctgtTAATGTTCTCATAAGACACTTCATAACTGCTTAAATggtttttatcttttaaattgTACGGTTCCTTAAAGTATAAATTTGTACCAATACTAGACGTATGCATGcctttaaatttatatttattgtttatgATACATTCAGGACATTCCgcgaataaattttttagagAAATACTATTAATTTCAAATGGTATAATATCCCCCTCATTATTGTTTAGGTTATATGCATCTTCTTTAGAATTCTCGTTCCTGTTATTTTTGTTTCCCTTATCTTGCAAATTTTCAtgaaatttttcatttccatCTAACTTAACATTAGTACTCTCTCCATAAACTGTTTCTGGGGCATGGTcactatttaaaaattcgtTTATATGTTCTTCATCATTGGTTAaatcaatatttatattgctcaaattatgtattgtacctttttttgataataaatttgaacttgattttttttcagtgttttcatttttttttatctcttttttgttctctatatgtatttcttctccttttttcttacgacaaatatttaaattttttaatttcttttcatcattatttaGCTGCGGTAAATTTAGCATTATCAATGTTTCCTCTACAGTACTGTCCGAGTCGTCATCTGAATAATACCCATCCATCTTTGCAAAAAGGATGATAGAATTCAACTAATTTACTTATGTTATTAAGACTTTCTCTTGTAATAATTATGCATAATTCGTcttatatactatataaaaaaggaaaaaagaaaaaaagaaaaaataattttaagggtgttaaatattattactttccCCCTCTTGCTAAAATacttaccattttttttttttttctcaaaaagtatataaattattttcatatttcaataaaatgccgaagaaaaaattttttttttagttttttcaCCGCGGGAAGAAAAGTTAattcaaatgaaaataatttattggAATGTTTCTATTTTGACgttactatattatatatatatatatatatatatatatatatatatatatatgtatatgagtattatgtatttacttttctttttttttgtttttttaaaaaaaaagttgacTTGGTAATACAATTACGTTTACATTTACTTACTGCTAAATcgcttttaaaaaaaaataaattaagcaATAAATAGCAGCAAAAGAATTATGTCGAAAAAAGGCTTTCCTTTAGCAAATTCTCCCATATTAAcaaagcatatatatagaataaaaataaaaaaatagatatatgcGTTGTAAGATGgtattatatttgtaatgACAGAACATGTatcaaatatattcttttatatgtatcatacattattttttgtttttttttttttttgaaaaattaaatgtatgtTTACCCTCTTCATTTCATTATTGCTAAAATATTTGAGGTGTGTGAGAAGAACTATACTTTTCAAGAAAATACAGAGTTgccatcatatatatttttttttatcatgctattatatatttttacttgtagatttttattattgttaaaaaaaaaaaagaaaaaaataaaaaaaatatttgtccTATTTATAAAGTTGTTGCCTAgtacaattttttgtaatatcatTACAAAGTTGTGGTAAAATTctgtacaaaaataaaagattaaaaaaagaaattcttaatagattttaatttttatgcgATCGTTAGAAGACATTTTCCTGttgtgtaaatttttttaaaacaa contains:
- a CDS encoding hypothetical protein (conserved Plasmodium protein) yields the protein MDGYYSDDDSDSTVEETLIMLNLPQLNNDEKKLKNLNICRKKKGEEIHIENKKEIKKNENTEKKSSSNLLSKKGTIHNLSNINIDLTNDEEHINEFLNSDHAPETVYGESTNVKLDGNEKFHENLQDKGNKNNRNENSKEDAYNLNNNEGDIIPFEINSISLKNLFAECPECIINNKYKFKGMHTSSIGTNLYFKEPYNLKDKNHLSSYEVSYENINRNMKNENKITRDDFTSYEGYSRKIISFEIDC